A portion of the bacterium genome contains these proteins:
- the tgt gene encoding tRNA guanosine(34) transglycosylase Tgt: protein MDLVRPEFRAHAVSGRARTGVLSTPHGDMKTPAFFPVGTYGAVRGISPDELRSVGVQGVLANTYHLHLRPGDERVAELGGLHRFMAWSGPMLTDSGGFQIHSLDHLCRKSEKGVEFRDPRDGSRHFLSPERCIEIQQNLGADLIVVLDEFEPIAAEAGDAARTSSRDMLERTLRWAARCRAVHAREDQRLFGIVQGGGFDELRAESAERTAELGFDAFAIGGLGLGEDLAQRLALTAAALTRLPSESPRYLMGLGLPEDLIGGVELGVDLFDCVIPTRHGRHGSVFTSRGSLNLRNARFKDDPEPISTDCGCPVCTQYTRAYLRHLVHSGEALGARLLSLHNLAFYMDLMQQMREAIAADHFASWAEAWRKNYRA from the coding sequence GTGGATCTCGTGAGGCCGGAGTTTCGCGCTCACGCTGTCTCGGGTCGCGCGCGCACGGGTGTATTGAGCACGCCGCACGGCGACATGAAGACTCCGGCGTTCTTTCCCGTGGGCACCTACGGCGCAGTGCGCGGGATTTCGCCCGATGAGTTGCGATCGGTGGGCGTACAGGGCGTGCTCGCCAATACCTACCACCTGCACCTGCGACCCGGCGACGAACGCGTGGCCGAACTCGGGGGCTTGCATCGCTTCATGGCCTGGTCGGGACCGATGCTGACGGATTCCGGTGGCTTCCAGATCCACTCCCTCGACCATCTGTGCCGCAAGAGCGAAAAGGGCGTGGAGTTTCGCGATCCGCGCGACGGCTCGCGTCACTTCCTTTCACCGGAACGCTGTATCGAGATCCAGCAGAACCTGGGTGCGGACCTGATCGTGGTGCTCGACGAGTTCGAGCCGATTGCCGCCGAAGCCGGTGATGCGGCGCGCACGAGTTCGCGCGACATGCTCGAGCGCACCCTGCGCTGGGCGGCGCGTTGCCGGGCGGTTCACGCGCGCGAGGATCAGCGTCTGTTCGGCATCGTCCAGGGCGGCGGCTTCGACGAGTTGCGCGCGGAGAGCGCCGAGCGCACGGCCGAACTCGGCTTCGACGCCTTCGCGATCGGCGGACTCGGCCTGGGCGAAGACCTCGCGCAGCGACTCGCGCTGACCGCGGCCGCACTGACGCGTCTGCCGAGCGAGTCGCCGCGCTACCTGATGGGCCTGGGACTCCCCGAAGACCTGATCGGCGGAGTCGAATTGGGCGTCGATCTTTTCGATTGCGTGATTCCCACGCGCCACGGACGCCACGGGTCGGTGTTCACGTCGCGTGGATCGCTCAACCTGCGCAACGCGCGCTTCAAAGACGATCCCGAACCGATCAGCACGGATTGTGGCTGTCCTGTGTGCACGCAGTACACGCGCGCGTACCTGCGCCACCTGGTGCACTCGGGCGAAGCGCTCGGGGCGCGCCTGCTCAGCTTGCACAATCTGGCGTTCTACATGGATCTGATGCAGCAGATGCGCGAGGCGATCGCAGCCGACCACTTCGCGAGCTGGGCGGAAGCCTGGCGCAAGAACTACCGAGCCTGA
- the queA gene encoding tRNA preQ1(34) S-adenosylmethionine ribosyltransferase-isomerase QueA has translation MARADLEYELPPERIAQAPVQPRDAARMLCMARDTGQLQERRFGDLPDLLDARDLLVINDTRVIPAKLRGVKASGGRAEALLIERRPDDSWIAFVRCGGRLRAGLALRFGELEARVEAVSDDGVCRLRFPEAQIGDVDALLNEIGEAPLPPYIRRDEALSSDLNDYQSVFARTPGAVAAPTASLHFSEDLAARLRTASVTLHVGPGTFRPVRSERLEDHTLEPERFEVPEATAQALRETRAAGGRVVAVGTTVVRALESTGGEPGSGRTGLFITPGHEFRAVDSLITNFHLPGSTLLALVMAFGGVDAVRGAYAHALEKNFRFYSYGDAMWIS, from the coding sequence ATCGCTCGCGCCGATCTCGAGTACGAGCTTCCACCCGAGCGCATCGCGCAGGCGCCCGTCCAGCCGCGCGACGCCGCGCGCATGCTGTGCATGGCTCGCGACACCGGCCAGCTCCAGGAGCGGCGTTTCGGTGACCTGCCCGATCTGCTCGACGCGCGAGATCTTCTGGTGATCAACGACACGCGTGTGATTCCTGCGAAGCTGCGCGGTGTAAAGGCCAGCGGCGGACGCGCGGAGGCGCTGCTGATCGAGCGCCGGCCCGATGACAGTTGGATCGCGTTCGTGCGCTGCGGCGGTCGCCTGCGCGCGGGACTGGCGCTGCGTTTTGGCGAACTCGAAGCCCGCGTCGAGGCCGTGAGTGACGATGGCGTGTGCCGCCTGCGTTTTCCGGAAGCGCAGATCGGCGACGTGGATGCGCTACTGAACGAAATCGGAGAAGCGCCGCTGCCGCCCTACATCCGGCGCGACGAAGCGCTTTCGAGCGATCTCAACGACTACCAGAGCGTGTTCGCACGCACACCCGGAGCCGTGGCTGCCCCGACGGCCTCGCTGCACTTCAGCGAAGATCTGGCCGCCCGTCTGCGCACGGCCTCGGTCACCCTGCACGTCGGCCCCGGAACCTTCCGCCCGGTGCGCAGTGAACGACTCGAAGACCACACGCTGGAACCCGAGCGCTTCGAAGTGCCCGAAGCCACCGCGCAGGCGCTGCGCGAGACCCGTGCGGCCGGCGGTCGCGTGGTCGCGGTGGGCACGACAGTGGTACGCGCACTCGAATCCACAGGTGGCGAACCGGGCTCTGGACGCACGGGACTGTTCATCACTCCCGGCCACGAATTTCGCGCGGTCGATTCGCTGATCACCAACTTCCACCTGCCCGGTTCCACGCTACTGGCGCTGGTGATGGCCTTCGGCGGGGTAGACGCGGTGCGCGGAGCCTACGCGCACGCACTCGAGAAGAACTTCCGCTTCTACTCCTACGGCGACGCGATGTGGATCTCGTGA
- a CDS encoding family 10 glycosylhydrolase yields the protein MAFFSLLVLTACSGRDTTPETPLTAPRRALWVLAEGSHRVLEDGARIDALVDNAATAGVSDLFVQVHRAGRSWFPSIHADDSPHREIVEELGFDPLARLLERAHARNLKVHAWFNCLSLAGNQNAPLLKKLGRDAVHVDREGRSLLDYPGRDVPQPDRKYIQLGTPGLWLDPASPGVIEHLEATLDDLIRVAPNLDGLHLDFIRHPMALPIAPGSRFNGLDFGYGAASKTRFESESGRKFARGDRWDAFRRAAVGELVRRLDERLPEHWEHSAAVIAYADRAYLSAMQDWRHWLEQNWLDFAVAMSYTRDDRLLRYQANSLPGGVGGERVWLGLGSWLFTSRPERLRTQIKIAEAASPAGVALFSYDALVDENALDALPWTAP from the coding sequence TTGGCTTTCTTTTCTCTTCTGGTCCTGACGGCTTGCTCAGGGCGCGATACGACCCCAGAGACGCCCCTGACGGCGCCTCGCCGGGCTCTATGGGTATTGGCCGAGGGCAGCCACCGGGTTCTAGAAGATGGCGCACGGATCGACGCTCTGGTCGACAACGCGGCTACGGCCGGCGTGAGCGATCTCTTTGTCCAGGTGCATCGCGCGGGGCGTAGCTGGTTTCCCTCGATCCACGCAGATGATTCACCGCATCGCGAGATCGTCGAAGAACTGGGTTTCGATCCGCTGGCTCGTCTGCTCGAGCGCGCCCACGCCAGAAACTTGAAAGTGCACGCCTGGTTCAACTGCCTTTCGCTGGCGGGCAACCAGAACGCTCCGCTGCTGAAGAAGCTGGGACGCGACGCGGTGCACGTGGACCGCGAGGGCCGCAGCCTGCTCGACTACCCCGGTCGGGACGTTCCCCAGCCCGACCGCAAGTACATCCAGCTGGGAACCCCGGGTCTCTGGCTCGATCCGGCCAGCCCCGGGGTGATCGAACACCTGGAGGCGACGCTCGACGATCTGATTCGCGTGGCGCCGAACCTGGACGGCCTGCACCTGGATTTCATCCGCCACCCGATGGCGCTGCCGATCGCGCCGGGCTCGCGATTCAACGGCCTGGACTTCGGCTACGGCGCGGCATCGAAGACGCGCTTCGAGAGCGAGAGCGGTCGCAAGTTTGCGCGCGGCGATCGCTGGGACGCGTTTCGTCGCGCGGCCGTCGGCGAACTGGTGCGGCGTCTGGATGAGCGCCTGCCGGAACACTGGGAGCACTCGGCTGCAGTCATCGCGTACGCCGACCGAGCCTACCTGAGCGCGATGCAGGACTGGAGGCACTGGCTCGAGCAGAACTGGCTCGACTTCGCCGTGGCGATGTCGTACACGCGCGACGATCGCCTCCTGCGCTACCAGGCCAATTCCCTGCCGGGCGGAGTGGGCGGCGAGCGCGTGTGGCTGGGCCTGGGGAGCTGGTTGTTCACCTCCCGACCGGAACGCCTGCGTACACAGATCAAAATCGCCGAAGCCGCATCCCCCGCCGGTGTCGCCCTGTTCTCCTACGATGCACTGGTCGACGAAAACGCGCTCGACGCCCTGCCCTGGACCGCTCCGTGA